One genomic window of Opitutia bacterium includes the following:
- a CDS encoding cupin domain-containing protein, protein MFVQKEQLFIAFDSIPWEDQGGGVRRKVMAYGDQLMAAYVEFTAGAVGALHRHPHVQITFVKDGAFRVHIGGEERVLRAGDFYYIPSDVLHGATALEAGVLVDVFSPMRAEFLPKQ, encoded by the coding sequence ATGTTCGTCCAAAAGGAACAGCTCTTCATCGCCTTCGATTCCATCCCGTGGGAGGACCAGGGCGGGGGAGTGCGACGCAAGGTCATGGCCTACGGCGACCAATTGATGGCCGCCTACGTCGAGTTCACCGCCGGCGCCGTCGGCGCGCTCCACCGCCATCCGCACGTGCAGATCACGTTCGTGAAGGACGGCGCGTTTCGCGTGCACATCGGCGGCGAGGAACGCGTGCTGCGCGCGGGCGACTTCTACTACATCCCGTCCGACGTTCTCCACGGCGCCACGGCGCTCGAGGCGGGCGTGCTCGTCGACGTGTTCTCGCCGATGCGCGCCGAATTCCTCCCGAAGCAATAA
- a CDS encoding MFS transporter, protein MAQRSHLRWAIIGLIAVATVINYVDRTSLAVMWPSISADTNLSKSDYANIVSAFMVCYALGQAVSGRIFDRVGTRFGFVLSVTVWSLACAGHALARSLATLSLARGILGFSEAGNWPGATKAVAEWFPRNERALAQGIFNAGASLGAVVSAPLIALLFAHFGWRATFVIVGALGFIWLVPWLILARSTPDKHPWVSPEERAHILGERPANAPATGVAQAAAPAASLRSLLEFRATWGVIVSRFFLDPIWWLFVNWLPIYLADRFGFDVKSIGLFAWVPYVGAVIGSLSGGWMSGHLIGRGWSVDKARKRVILLGGVLTLPGFLAGAFAPSPIIAVLAIAVVLCGFQVMINNIQTLPSDFFAGSSVGTVAGVGGMSAVLGVLVFSTWLVPALSRISYVPVFLMGTALVPLGIAAVFVLCGTIRRLDISTAVSGRT, encoded by the coding sequence ATGGCACAACGCTCCCATCTCCGCTGGGCAATCATCGGCCTGATCGCGGTCGCGACCGTGATCAATTACGTCGATCGCACCTCGCTCGCGGTGATGTGGCCGAGCATCTCGGCAGACACGAATCTCTCGAAGAGCGACTATGCGAACATCGTCTCGGCGTTCATGGTTTGCTACGCGCTCGGGCAGGCGGTGTCGGGGCGCATCTTCGATCGCGTGGGCACGCGTTTCGGTTTCGTGCTCTCGGTGACGGTGTGGTCGCTCGCCTGCGCCGGCCACGCGCTCGCGCGCAGCCTCGCCACGCTCTCGCTCGCGCGCGGCATCCTCGGCTTCAGCGAGGCGGGCAACTGGCCGGGCGCGACGAAGGCCGTCGCCGAGTGGTTCCCGCGCAATGAGCGGGCGCTCGCCCAAGGCATCTTCAACGCCGGCGCGTCGCTCGGTGCGGTCGTCTCCGCGCCGTTGATCGCGCTTCTCTTCGCGCATTTCGGCTGGCGCGCGACCTTCGTGATCGTCGGCGCGCTCGGCTTCATCTGGCTCGTGCCGTGGCTGATTCTCGCCCGCTCGACGCCGGACAAACACCCGTGGGTGTCGCCCGAGGAACGCGCGCACATTCTCGGCGAACGCCCCGCGAACGCTCCCGCCACCGGCGTCGCGCAAGCGGCCGCGCCCGCGGCGTCGCTGCGCTCGCTGCTCGAGTTTCGCGCGACGTGGGGCGTGATCGTTTCCCGCTTCTTCCTCGATCCGATTTGGTGGCTGTTCGTGAACTGGCTGCCGATCTATCTCGCGGATCGGTTCGGCTTCGACGTGAAGTCGATCGGCCTGTTCGCGTGGGTGCCCTACGTCGGCGCCGTCATCGGCAGCCTTAGCGGCGGCTGGATGTCCGGTCATCTCATCGGCCGCGGCTGGTCCGTCGATAAAGCGCGCAAACGCGTCATCCTGCTCGGCGGCGTGTTGACGCTGCCCGGTTTCCTCGCCGGCGCCTTCGCTCCTTCGCCGATCATTGCGGTGCTCGCGATCGCCGTCGTTCTCTGCGGATTTCAGGTCATGATTAACAACATCCAGACGCTCCCGAGCGACTTCTTCGCCGGTTCGTCCGTCGGCACGGTGGCTGGTGTGGGCGGGATGAGCGCGGTGTTGGGCGTTTTGGTTTTCTCGACGTGGCTCGTTCCGGCGCTGAGCCGCATCAGTTACGTTCCCGTTTTCCTCATGGGCACCGCCCTCGTGCCCTTGGGTATCGCCGCGGTGTTCGTGCTGTGCGGCACGATCCGCCGACTCGACATCTCGACTGCTGTTTCTGGCCGGACCTGA